CacacatgaaaaaaatatatcaataaaatctttaagaaaatCAATTTGAAACCTAGATCATAAAACAAATTATAGACATTTACTTATTTACTTTGTTTCCGTAGCTTTTAAATCACATTAACATAACAGGGCAAATAGTCATATGACCAAACAATGAGACGAATAACAGACAGTTGTTTCTATATTTAGATGCTCATGTAATAAAATTAAGATTGTGTGCAGAATCTGTTTGAAAAAGAACATTGTTTGCAGATTTATTGAGAGACAAATGTTTGATTTGTGACACATTTTAAAAACGatcaaaatattcagttaaccTTTACTCATCTACTAATCCCTTTaataataactgataaaataacaattcataatgccTGCACATTATTTgataagtaaatattagtatttgtttcatatttaactATCCAGTTAGTATACTGCAACTCAAATGCAGAAAACAATTGAATATCAGCAAATATATTCGGGAGTTCGAATTTTCATGATTAtattttttcaggtttttcttttgtttttcctgctcgttttcatttttgttcccatTTTTGTTtgcgttttgtttttctttgatggtttgtttttgcgtatatgtctttatataacataatgttaTGCTCATTGTTCGCTCAAGTGCAAACATGTAATGATATGATGCTAAACCATTCTCATCTGCCATATTGGCTTTAGATAATTCTCTGTTGTGTTGTGACAGAGCACATtagaaaatcttaattttttatgcaagaatgaaataaaaaaataaaaataaatgtcgatgctgagtttcgaactcACAAAAAAGTCATGGCAAAAGAAATGTTTAACGTGAACATTATAATTTACcgctgagctaatttgtaattggtactGAAATGGAAAACTTTTAGATTTTAACATGATGGAAAAATGTGTAATTCCCTGCGTtcaattttaatctatttattgtcatgtttgtaaatatcaagttatcgctTATCTTATTGGACCCAACTACCACTCTCAAAGTTTATCATTTAATTGGTATTTTTAGTCTATCCCGATGACGAGTTGTATACCGGATTAAGAacgtatttacctgtttacctcTGTAAGGGGACATCTCAAAATACTCAAGTGATATAACGAGGTTAAGTGTAGCATTATTAATGCCATGActttatgtatttatttcataCCAATCTAGTGGTTAATATGTTATTCTGGATATGTCATCTCTtagtttttaaacgttttaaagTGAAGTTGCACACGTATATGAATTTCCCGAGCTTTGAGGAAAGTCGCTTTGAATTCAGACTTGTGTAACCATATTTTCAACAaagataaatgtaaaattatgGATAAACTTAGAATAAAAAGATGAACTATAGAATTTTAGGCGTACTGAAAAGGCTGCATTATACGAAAGAGCATTAATGCCAGCTATGTGTTATTCAATACAGTATGTAACTCTTAATTTCGAGTTACATACCTTTCTAACCCTTATTTTGAACAATTTGTTATGCCTTGCTGTAAATTTTGTCATACTGCTTCGGCATTTCGAATTAAATAACTCAAAACTAGGATTTTCTAATATCTAATACTCAAATTTTCGACTTAGTATCTCGTCTTAACAATTCTATGATAAAACTGAATTGCGATAACAGGCATTGCAAGTTATATCTCCAGATTTCGCACTGTCCACGCAAAATGTCACTTATGTAGCCATATGGTGACCGCCCGAAACTTTGGTCgtagtttttatttgaaagtcataTGGCTGATCGACCGACaatctgtattttcttttttggaaGTCACATGTCAGGCCGATCGACCGACATTCGCAGGTTAGATAGCTAAAACCCATGTGAAATATTTCGTATTATGCGCCGACCGTATATCATTTCCGTATTCACACAAAAGGAAAGTGGAATCACTTTATATCACTGTAttttctgctacatttttgtaTTGCATTTGCTCTGTCGCAGTGACATAACGACAAACGTTATGAATATCGTTATGGCGCCCAGTCAAATGTCGTCTCTCAGACCGTCTCGTCCCGCCAAATGTGCCTCGCTGAATGTTGCCCCACCAAACGTCGCCCCGCCTAACGTCACTCCGCCAAACATCGTTATAGCGCCCCGCCGACTTTCACACCGCCGAATGTCTCACTGCCGAATGTCGCTCTACTAAAGGACGCCCCGCCTGACCTCAGAGCATTTATTTTTGCATAGCACTAGCCGTATCATTGAGGAAGTAAAACATATTTCTCTACTAGTATTAAAGTTACTGCTCGGGTAATACTTGCCATAAGTTTTGCCAAACCCACTTGCTCAAGTGTAGCATTGACCTTTCGAGAAGGATCTATTGTTCGCACGACAATTCATCCCGCTGAGGTAAGCGTAAGGTGCGGTTCCAATGTAAGACAAAAGTATAATCCCGATAAAGATAAGACGGTCCGACGGACAAACGCGGGCACGCACGCATATTGCCCTCTATCTATATTCCAAGAAATGATCGTGTAATTTAAGATCGTGGGGTAGGAAGGTATGTGGAGGGGATGGTGGTGAGATTGAGCAATATTCTCTGGTAACACTTCATTccatcaaaattaaaatcttacaatCTTTTATCTCCAATTTAATTGATCCTGGCATGACATTCCGGAAAGCGGAAACGACGTTTGACTGGGCGACATTTTGCGGACCGACGTTCAGTGGGGCGCTATACCGACGTTTCTCGAGATGACATTTGTAGGGACGACATTCGGTGGGGCGACGTTTGGCAGGGGACCATgacgacgttcggcggggcgacgttttgcggggcgacgttcggcgggagGCATAACGACTTTTGGCAGGGCGACATTATGCGTGGCGACGTTTGGCAAGACGCCTTAACAACGTTTGTCGTTAAATCGCTGCGACAGATCGAAATAACGAAATATCACAAATCAGTCACCGTATATCATTTCAAGTCATTTTTTTCGATTTATGAATATTAAATCCTTAAATGTCTGTAATAATACCAATACCTGAAGTCATTTAAACATACAGTtgttctaatatatatatatatatatatatatatatatatatatatatatatatatatatatatatatatatatatatatatatatatttaaacgcaaacaatatatttcaaaagtattgGAAAGCACCGAACTTAATGTGTTGAGGCACCCTAAAAACAGTGAACATACGTGTGCTTTAATTGTTTGCAGACACGAACGatttaaagaagtaaaataatgctatattttcAATTAGATATAGTAACAAGtctatctgttttattttctaaacCAATGTATAATGATACTTGGAAATATATAATCGCATGCTACAGCCCTGTATCAATTTACATGCGCATACTTAAATGCATTTGAGAAAACCCCCAATATTTAATCGGCATACGACATCCAAGTCAGCATCGTGATAGGCTAGAAATGCCTATTAGTTTACTGTAGTAAtatcaatgtttaaaattaagataaaattacGCAGTTTATTTTGAGAAGGGGAATGCGTATTTTACAGTGATaattttaagtttgtttgttttgggtttaacgccgtttttcaacagtatttcagtcatgtaacggcgggcagttaacctaaccagtgttcctggattctgtaccagtacaaacctgttctccgcaagtaactgccaacttccccacatgaatcagaggtggaggactaatgatttcagacacaatgtcgtttatcaaatagtcacagagaacatacgccccgcccgtggatcgaactcgcgaccccgagatccgtagaccaacgctcttacctactgagctaagcgggcgggcgataATTTTAAGATAGGGAATGAATAGGTAAGTTATTACACATTATTATTAAGAGCTTATTGTACTCAAAACAATATTAAAACCTGTTAAAAGGTAAATGGTTCAAATAACTTTAaattagaaacaaacaaaaaaaaaaaagaatgttaataaacttttaaaacttaCTCTACGTTCAAAGTATGAATGTGGTAAATGCAACTTTTAAAACGATTATCATGTTAGTAATTAACATGTGTTTAGATTGGAATAGTTTTCTATAAAAGTTTATGATGTATTTCAGAAACTGAAATACTATTTAACATGGtattattaataaaaattatGTACATACATATGTAACATCTTTGTTTCCGTGATTCAATTTAATGATCTTCATACAGATTTAACACTTGAGTGGTTTCCGTTTGCACTTCAAGCACTCGGTGTGTGTATGATTTTACTATTATTAATTACATTGAATATACATTTCTCTTTAAAACTGAATGCATATTTGCAGAATTCATATACTGCTTATTCGATGAGTCATAGATTACCCAAAATTTGTTATGATAGGAATTGAGCGTATTAGCATTCATTTTACATCGTCTTGATTTTCATTGGTGCCTATGTGACGTTTGTACGGTATAAACAGTCTGCGCGCATTCGTTTTGATGTTGAATTTCGGGTGCAAATACAAAAGCTTTCGTTAAATGTTTCGAGAATACTGCTAGACTGACTAGAAATTCTAAAGATTTTACCATATTTATCTGGCGTCTTACGTAATAAATACCGGATTTCGATTTCATATTCCAGTATTAATAAgtgcattttgtatttttctatttgtTATACCTGTAAATCATTAAGGATGTTTTCATTTTGTCCAATTCAGTAGATCATTTGTGATATTATCGTTTATTATTGACCTCATAATCAAAGCAAAAGTGGAAcgttactttatttatttaagcTCAGGTTAGGATAATATCAAGATTAAACCCaaaatgtttgtatatacaaaatattcctttaaacttttccaaataatttttgaaaaacttcGGAGATTGTCGCATGCTTATTTCATAAATGTTTAATCAGGAAAATACAGATAGATTTCACAAGTTTAAAGGATTAACGCATATTTATTTCGTATATCAAAATAGAGTCTGACATATTTTTGAATGTATTAGTCATATCATGATTTTGGAAAATTGATATATCACAAATGTATTTAGATATCCTTTGTAAACACTGTGTGTTAAGATATATTTGAAACGATATTGATATGACTGTCATCTAAATAAAAAGGGCACCATTTAAGACATGTTCTTCGCTAATaaggaaataaaacatttctcaAACGGTACAAACAGAAGGAGATCTTTTAGAAGGAAAAAACAAAACCtagcaaaataaaatgaatgatcATCAAATGTAGCAGTATGAGATTTTTCTGTTCTGACAGGTTAAAAAACAGTGCAATAACCTTCACGCTCCTTGCATCAGCCTAAAAACTACGTTTAGGAGTGTCTACATTCAACACTGATATTAAATAATGTTTCACGGAGATTAGAAATAATACATATATGGAAAATGATAAAGAAATCGCCAGTCCCATTGAATAAATCATGTTCATAAAAACAACGTCATcgttgataaatatttattgaaacatACGTCATAGTTATATATAAAAGGTAACGTTTCAAATTGAAGCAATAGTTCTAAATTTTTCTGTCTATGtttgtcaaataaaacatttaaatgtttttcaaattaCAATATTTATGTCATTTAATTTAAAAAGCTCTCAATTTTCTATCGACAGGTCCATCTTCCATACGTTGTCAACATGGCTTTTTctgcatttatattttttcttaagaTGGTTGAGAAAAAGATTTGAAATTGCAGAaaacttcataaaaaataaatatgaaaacagaCTAAATCAAGAGAATAAACCTGAGCAATTTCAATCCGCAAAGGAGAACAATAGTTTTTCATACGAAAATACCACATTTTACGAAGAAAATGAAATATGCGAGCGTAGGCATGAAAACAAATCAAATGAGGTAGAAAACTCTACATTTTCTGATATACTGGAGCAAGATGAACCTACAGATGATTTTATGAAGCAACGTTTAGCTTCGCACGCGGCTGTGGAAGATAAAGTGACAGAACGCTCATTTATGGTTACTTCAGCTTCTTACACGGTACCAATACGTTCATTGGCAGAAACTGCAGCTTCTAATAAAGTGCTTGAAGATACAGTAACACAATTTTCATTGAAGGAAAGTTCAGCTGCTACTGTCACCAAAGAAGATATATCAATTAAACGTTTATTGAAGAAAAGGTCAGCTTCTAACACAGATATAGAAGATACGATGACAAAATACCAACTAAATGAAAGTTTATTCTCTCTTGCAGTCgtaaaaaatacaatgaaaaatggTTCAATGATGGAAGGTTCAGCGTCTCGATCTGTTAAGGCAGAGAGAGTAAGAACAATTTTATCTGAAATCGATGATAAAGATTTACGTCAAATGTTAAAACTGCATGAAAACTCTGAAGAATTAATGATTGCACTAGGTTCGGAAGCACCTCGGTCACTTTCAAAAGATCTAATGAATAGTCTTCATAATAACGGATATCTTTCTGAACATATTAGTTATGATGATACTGTTAATGTTTGTAGTGACATGTACAAAACATACCTTGAAGTATTTGGAGGTTCAGAATTTTGGGTTTATGGACTTTATGTTATCTTAATTGAGCAGTTCAAAGTAGATGCAGGTACCAAATCtgacaaacagaaaaataaattacGTATATCTGTGGTTTCGTCTGAAACATTCGAAGAAGCCTTGAGGCGCAGTCAGATACAAACAATTGAGTTAACATACACAAATGTTTTTTCCAAGTGACTGCCGCATGTTTATTGGAATACCAGTTTACAAAGGTGGCTATCTTAATAGAAAGGATCAGCTCTGaagatgttttaaaa
This is a stretch of genomic DNA from Mercenaria mercenaria strain notata chromosome 4, MADL_Memer_1, whole genome shotgun sequence. It encodes these proteins:
- the LOC123552054 gene encoding uncharacterized protein LOC123552054; this encodes MNRSIFHTLSTWLFLHLYFFLRWLRKRFEIAENFIKNKYENRLNQENKPEQFQSAKENNSFSYENTTFYEENEICERRHENKSNEVENSTFSDILEQDEPTDDFMKQRLASHAAVEDKVTERSFMVTSASYTVPIRSLAETAASNKVLEDTVTQFSLKESSAATVTKEDISIKRLLKKRSASNTDIEDTMTKYQLNESLFSLAVVKNTMKNGSMMEGSASRSVKAERVRTILSEIDDKDLRQMLKLHENSEELMIALGSEAPRSLSKDLMNSLHNNGYLSEHISYDDTVNVCSDMYKTYLEVFGGSEFWVYGLYVILIEQFKVDAGTKSDKQKNKLRISVVSSETFEEALRRSQIQTIELTYTNVFSK